The Pararge aegeria chromosome 21, ilParAegt1.1, whole genome shotgun sequence genomic sequence TCTAAaattttagcttatttttttaaacttaaaatacagAAGGTCCTGCTGTCGCTCTTAAGTCATCTTTCCTAAGAGCGACAGCAGGACCTCTGTGGACAAGGAAAAGCCATGATCGCGAAGCATGGAAGAAcctgggggaggcctatgcAAAGCAAGACAATCAAGCGTAACCGGTATCtcgataagtaaataatcagtaagataagattgttgaaatggctataaataaataaaatacaaaagttcCTTCGTGATAGCTAATCGATATAAGCTTCTTCACTAAATGTATCCACCTCTTCTTAATATCTGCGTTATGATACCAACTGTAAACGACAGTCGAGGGCATTACCTGTGAGCATCGGCTTTTCTACACTGCTCATGTTTTCCTGGCTATGTAACCGAAGTATTCGAGTGTTTTCCGCAGACACAAATGGTAGACAGCCATTATTGACCTCCCTGTTTTTGTGAAATATTGACACGTTGGTCCAGTGTCTCGGTCAAGGTTGTGTTTAGCATTTGTCTCCAGCACCGTATATCAGAGGCATTCTCTTCCGGTCGAGCCTTAAGGGTCTCAGCTCCATTTTTTTAGACATTCCAAGATCACTTAATTTTTGAGAAATACTTGTTATAGCCTTTTTgtataattcatatttttaggTATCGTGGGTGCGGAGGCGCGACTGGCACATCATCAGCTCTGGCGTGTTCATGTACACTAACGATGAGCGATTCCAGGTATATATGGTTTTGGTACCCAGTGTAACAATTATTTGTGAAGTTCACTTAAAGGCTTAAAGATAATATCTCGTTTTCTTCGAAGGTACTCCATAGCGAGGGTTCAGATGACTGGATTTTACAAATTAAGTATGTGCAAAAACGAGACAATGGCACTTACGAATGTCAGGTAggcttacatattatattttatgctaACACTTTTCTTAATTGCTGTATGTTTAGGTACATAATGAGGAACGTGAATTCTGGTTATGGATTGTTGTGATACGAGTATCTCCTATCGTACAATACTAAGTAGTGCTTGACATTAACAGGATAACAGTTTTACTTAATAAGAACACATGGCCTATTGAAATTatgttttatacttattattatgattCCATAACAAGTTGCCTACATTTCCGTTTTTAAAATCCCCCAAAAACCGTTTATTTTTCagctaaaaagtatcctacgtcCGTATCCACGATTCAATCTCTATGCAAACTTTTGTCAAGATTCTATTGAGCTGTTATTTCTATGCATAGTTacaatggttttattttattgaatcgaATCGATCGGACTCTTTGCGTTTTTCATGAatgaaagtatatattattacatataatgtTTCACATATAGaacggttatagcctagtggaaAGCGGTTAGACCGCTCCTTCTCAAGGCTCGATTATGAAATCTTGGTGgtcgtagtggactacggccttaaccctagttattctgagaggagatccgtgccctgtagtaggtcggtaatgagttgataatgatgatattatataagTCTACAAGACACGAAGCTATATGTGCCATATACTATCAATATCGGTGCTGTCGTCGAGCGAACAGAGAGACCTGCGGGTTCTCCTATAGTTAGGTTCTGACGGCGGGGTGTCGCAGGTGTCGCTGGGCTCGGGGACTTTGTCGCGCCTGGTGCATCTGCACATCGTGGTGCCCGAGGCCTTCATCCTGGGTGCGGACGAGTACCACGTGGACGCGGGCTCCACCATCAACCTCGTCTGCATCATAGAGAAGGTATGCTCTTACGACTCATTCCTTTCCATGCCTTCTTCTTTATCGTTACACTCTTGTCAGAGTGGTTTTGGTCATCATGGGTTGACGCTATTTAGAGCTACTGTTATGAGTATTGACCTCTTCTCAGTACTGGCAGAGTAGGTACACTCGTGTAAGGGGCCGTCCACAACTGATTTTACTTGATCGGTCGGACGCATGTGTGTCATTCCCCGCGCTCTGGTGGCACCTTGTACAACAAGGCACTATATAGAGTAGTTTTTATCTACAAAGTTGTTATTTATAAGTAGGCTGTTATTTATATaaggggctggatggcgatgtgtgtatattatcgtagtatatttatttatttatatttagagcaaaaaatatcgattttataatGCTATTAAGTACCATATAATGAACTCTAGAATGCAAACTAAATCTACGGCTAAATTTTATCATGATCGATTTAGCTAGATAAGATAGCGATCTTCAATTTATAAGTGCGTTGTAGAGATGATCTGGTATTCACTGAGTTTTAGAAAAGTACCAGGCACATAGAAATATATATGTCAATGTAAGAAGGGTTGATTGCATTTTACATGTTTTTAATGAATGAGTAATAGGGGTCAGGCACTTGGCATAAATGAGTGATGAGCGCGGTTGTCGTCCGCAGAGCCCGGTTCCGCCGCAGTACGTGTTTTGGTACCACAACGCGCGCATGATCAACTACGACGCGACGCGCGGCGTGTCCGTGGCCACGGCGCCGGGCGCGCGCACGCAATCGGCGCTGCGCATCCGCGGCGCTGCGCCCGCGCACTCGGGCAACTACTCGTGCCGCGCCGCCAACACCGAGCCCGCGCACATCTACGTCTACGTCTCCGAGGGCAGTGAGTGACTCCTCCTCCCCTCCCTGCGCTGGCGCCGCACCGCTAGATCAGTGTGCGCACACGCGGTGTAACCTCGTTGTATACAATATATTCTTTTGATAGCAAAGATCCCTAAATTttcgcctgtcgcaaacctgtcgtgACATACGTCATTACCCTGCCGAATTAGAGAACCGTAAAGAATCTGAGCTGAAAAAGGACAGCTTGGGATCAGCTTAAAATACGTATGAATTTATGGTAccgaaaaagaataaaaaaacttcatGCTATGGTTTTTTACGAATTTACTCACCGGTGACAGCTTTGTGTTTGCCTTCCAAATTATACATTAATGGTATCTCGCATTGTGTCCCCAGGTGACAAAATGGCTGCTACGTTGAGCCGCAACGCCAGTAGCTCGCAGCACAGCTGGCTGACTCACTTGGCGATAactgtggcggccatcttgcggAACTGCCTATAGTGCATCCATCCGAAAGTATACAACTCTCcacgttttaaataaactactcGATCGCCAGTTGGACTTAGCGCACAGGGGTTctttaatacacattaatacccTGCAAAAAACAGTCGTGGTGGTTACAAAGTCTTTTGGCAAAAGTTAACCATCTGTACCCATCGCTTCCTTTCGTCTTCATATACCGGGATATATCAAAGAACCTGCTGCATCTGTACCCTAAGTATATAAGGTAGCATAAATAACAAACTACCTCACAATTACGAGGACGCGCCGTATATAGTTTTACACCGgaaaattatgtttatgaacattaaaataacactacAGAAGCAATAGGTTTTGTGTGAATAAACTGTGGAAGGGGCAaagtgctattttattttaataaattcgcGCAAACGTTGGAACAAATGCGTTGTACATTTACGTCCAACACATTTCAACAGAATTTATTGCTTCTGTGAAAATGGTTACGTGGCGAAAATTACCTCACAGCGATGTTTGTCAAGGGACATATTGCTGTATAACAGGTACGCGTTATCAGAATGACCTATCTGGCAAAACAGCGTGTGCTGTGAATAGATCTGTAAACGTTTGAGCGTTCGATTCCGGGTGAGGGTATTATAATTTTGCTCCGGCTTGGTCTCATATGGAAAACAAGGAAACGTATGTCTACTGGCCTATGACAACGCAGCCAATTGCATTGGTAATACTTTGCTTtcaacgcacataatttaaaaataacttaaccaAAGTTAACAAGGTTTAAACGATACCGAAAACTACACTTTGCTAACTCagattattttttcaattttattgatttgcgtAATTTATCTTTAACCTACACCCGGTTTAAAAGATAAAGAATCACACAAATAAATTTTGTTGTTTGAAAGCAGACAGTTTACCATTTCAAAGTAAATGCGCCGTTATATTACTAAGCCATCCAACAACGTCAAA encodes the following:
- the LOC120633256 gene encoding zwei Ig domain protein zig-8-like, with the translated sequence MAAALALASLAALLATAGTTGRAGEAAAAPEHAHTEMTQAEIDAAAQAEAEAAGVPAWRDLWYSSLEALRREPSINNTQDDVLVQLGGVAFLHCPVRNLGERGVSWVRRRDWHIISSGVFMYTNDERFQVLHSEGSDDWILQIKYVQKRDNGTYECQVSLGSGTLSRLVHLHIVVPEAFILGADEYHVDAGSTINLVCIIEKSPVPPQYVFWYHNARMINYDATRGVSVATAPGARTQSALRIRGAAPAHSGNYSCRAANTEPAHIYVYVSEGSDKMAATLSRNASSSQHSWLTHLAITVAAILRNCL